The following are encoded in a window of Pseudomonas sp. JQ170C genomic DNA:
- a CDS encoding class I SAM-dependent methyltransferase — protein sequence MDKEMDIARTDRPANWQVYYDHHKDRPASALLRSALPLISTGELSGHAVDLGCGAGNDSRYLLEAGWRVLAIDREESAINRVATLCEGFPKGQLHTRVQAFESLAPLPQSSLVFAGMALPFCHPEHFTALWANVLSALEPGAVFAGNLFGDRDSWSGRAFMNFHTEAQARALFEGLELQFFHVHEEDGPCMQGFKHWHRFDFIAKKPESSVTVQGFGAGR from the coding sequence GTGGACAAAGAAATGGACATCGCCCGCACCGACAGGCCAGCCAATTGGCAGGTCTATTACGACCACCACAAGGACCGCCCGGCTTCGGCGTTGCTTCGATCGGCGTTGCCGCTGATCAGTACCGGCGAATTGAGCGGGCATGCCGTGGATCTTGGGTGCGGTGCCGGCAATGACAGCAGGTATCTGCTGGAGGCCGGGTGGCGGGTACTGGCGATTGATCGCGAGGAAAGTGCGATCAATCGGGTAGCGACATTGTGTGAGGGGTTCCCCAAGGGGCAGCTACACACGCGAGTGCAGGCGTTTGAAAGCCTGGCGCCGCTGCCGCAGTCGTCACTCGTGTTTGCCGGTATGGCCTTGCCGTTTTGTCATCCGGAGCATTTCACCGCCTTGTGGGCGAATGTTTTGTCGGCGTTGGAGCCCGGGGCTGTTTTTGCGGGAAATCTGTTCGGCGACAGGGATAGCTGGTCTGGGCGGGCATTCATGAATTTCCACACTGAAGCGCAAGCCCGGGCGCTTTTTGAAGGCCTTGAGCTGCAGTTTTTTCATGTGCATGAAGAAGATGGTCCCTGCATGCAGGGCTTCAAGCATTGGCACCGGTTTGACTTCATTGCAAAGAAACCAGAAAGCAGCGTCACGGTTCAAGGTTTCGGTGCAGGACGTTAA
- a CDS encoding TonB-dependent receptor has protein sequence MKSTQPAAVQRLQHNNTSNAVKVARGALTALALAGGLAGGSVAVASEVKATQQANARKHYEIPSGPLAPALNQLAGATGIMLTYAPELSENRSTQGLNGDYTLKEAFDLLLMGTGLWIERLKDRTYVLRVNEQRSDALEVAPTMVGALAERPGAIQSSREAHPERQDLNSLVRSMPGTYTMHSRSQPGVSVNIRGLSGLGRVNTMIDGVTQTFRNNAGHGSGGPMAFVDPNLLAGVDVQRGSVDGAEGANTLGGTANFRTFDIDDIVKPDHRVGFRSTYRTGNNGYGNTRMFAAGARTQPEDVEGVYGIVAAVSSTQTGEYETSSGQTNEYDTTKQNPRSGLLKLRLQPNDMHRLDLSGVKYRNEFYHNYPWQLDNETYRAKYAYTPYSEWVNLTANAYQNKTELEYPPVEDSSYIGRKTSDDAHGFDFTNVSRFNLGLVEASWSNGARYYTDDFVAKTPEKRGANPEGKQATHSVFSTLELNYDIYALTLAGHYDGYKVSGHVPKCSIIGQCLDIGGGDIDITRREHSFNPRVGFAVKPYDWMQLYTSWSRTTRAPRVQEMFFEKVPLEADASDADGVGANPFLRQERSTNYEFGVNFSRAGLLSDSDYGQLKINRFISKIDGYITPQSFDIVDDEGEYSAKMNWVNWPEQVRMDGYEVEGRYDVGFFYTNLSWTRATTKAPTTSGIELEDISSQPDRYWTLDVGTRWFDERLVLGARGEYSGSAEESWDWYETKKTPSTGVLWDVYGSLQVQKNLSVFFNVENVANKVYSYNASVDSIMSASLDRGTGRGRTASVGVTFEY, from the coding sequence GTGAAGAGCACACAGCCAGCCGCCGTGCAGCGGTTGCAGCACAACAACACGAGCAATGCAGTCAAGGTGGCGCGTGGTGCGCTGACGGCCCTGGCACTGGCGGGTGGGCTGGCGGGCGGCTCGGTGGCGGTTGCAAGTGAGGTGAAGGCGACCCAGCAGGCCAATGCCCGCAAGCATTACGAGATTCCGTCCGGCCCCCTGGCGCCTGCCTTGAACCAGTTGGCCGGGGCAACCGGCATCATGCTGACCTACGCACCCGAACTCAGTGAGAACCGCAGCACCCAAGGGCTTAACGGCGACTACACCCTCAAGGAAGCCTTCGACCTGCTATTGATGGGCACGGGGCTGTGGATCGAGCGCCTCAAAGACCGCACTTATGTGCTGCGGGTCAATGAGCAGCGTTCCGATGCCCTGGAGGTGGCGCCGACCATGGTCGGGGCACTGGCCGAACGGCCGGGTGCTATCCAGAGCAGTCGCGAGGCACACCCGGAGCGCCAGGACCTGAACAGCCTGGTGCGCTCCATGCCGGGCACCTACACCATGCATTCGCGCAGCCAGCCGGGCGTGTCGGTGAATATCCGGGGCTTGTCGGGCCTGGGGCGGGTCAACACCATGATCGATGGCGTCACCCAGACCTTCCGCAATAACGCCGGTCACGGTTCGGGCGGGCCAATGGCCTTTGTCGATCCTAACCTGCTGGCGGGGGTGGACGTTCAGCGCGGCTCGGTGGACGGCGCCGAAGGGGCGAATACCCTGGGTGGCACGGCGAACTTTCGTACCTTCGATATCGACGACATCGTCAAGCCCGACCACCGCGTGGGCTTTCGTTCTACCTACCGCACCGGCAACAACGGCTACGGCAATACCCGTATGTTCGCGGCTGGCGCCAGGACGCAGCCAGAAGATGTCGAAGGCGTGTACGGCATTGTCGCGGCCGTCAGCAGTACCCAGACCGGCGAGTACGAGACCAGCTCCGGGCAGACCAACGAGTACGACACCACCAAGCAGAATCCGCGCTCCGGCTTGCTCAAGTTGCGCCTGCAGCCCAATGACATGCACCGGCTTGACCTCAGTGGGGTCAAGTACCGCAACGAGTTCTACCACAACTACCCCTGGCAGCTGGACAACGAAACCTACCGGGCCAAATACGCCTACACCCCCTACAGCGAATGGGTGAACCTGACGGCCAATGCCTACCAGAACAAGACCGAGCTTGAGTACCCGCCGGTAGAGGACTCCAGCTACATCGGCCGCAAGACCAGTGACGATGCGCACGGCTTCGACTTCACCAACGTCAGTCGTTTCAACCTGGGCCTGGTGGAGGCCAGCTGGAGCAATGGCGCGCGTTACTACACCGACGACTTCGTCGCCAAGACCCCGGAAAAACGCGGCGCTAACCCCGAAGGCAAACAGGCCACCCACAGCGTGTTCAGCACCCTGGAGCTCAATTACGACATCTATGCCCTGACGCTGGCAGGCCATTACGACGGCTACAAGGTCAGTGGTCACGTGCCCAAGTGCTCGATCATTGGCCAGTGCCTGGACATCGGCGGCGGCGATATCGACATCACCCGCCGTGAGCACAGTTTCAATCCGCGCGTCGGCTTTGCGGTGAAGCCGTATGACTGGATGCAGCTCTACACCAGTTGGTCGCGGACCACGCGGGCGCCGCGGGTGCAGGAAATGTTCTTTGAAAAAGTCCCGCTCGAAGCCGATGCCAGCGATGCCGACGGCGTAGGGGCCAACCCGTTCCTGCGTCAGGAGCGGTCCACCAACTATGAATTCGGCGTCAACTTCAGCCGTGCCGGATTGCTCAGCGATTCGGACTACGGGCAACTGAAGATCAACCGCTTCATCAGCAAGATCGACGGCTATATCACCCCGCAGTCTTTCGACATTGTCGATGACGAGGGCGAGTACTCGGCGAAGATGAACTGGGTCAACTGGCCCGAACAAGTGCGCATGGATGGCTACGAGGTGGAGGGGCGCTACGACGTCGGCTTCTTCTATACCAACCTGTCCTGGACTCGCGCCACCACCAAGGCGCCGACCACCTCCGGCATCGAGCTTGAAGACATCAGCAGCCAGCCGGACCGCTACTGGACCCTGGATGTTGGTACGCGCTGGTTCGACGAGCGCCTCGTGCTCGGCGCGCGCGGTGAGTACTCGGGCTCGGCCGAAGAAAGCTGGGACTGGTACGAAACCAAGAAGACGCCTTCGACCGGCGTGCTCTGGGATGTGTACGGCAGCCTGCAGGTGCAGAAGAACCTGAGTGTGTTCTTCAACGTCGAGAACGTCGCCAACAAGGTCTATAGCTACAACGCCTCGGTGGACTCGATCATGTCCGCCTCTCTGGACCGTGGCACCGGTCGCGGTCGTACCGCTTCGGTCGGCGTCACCTTCGAGTACTGA